One window of Salegentibacter sp. Hel_I_6 genomic DNA carries:
- a CDS encoding 30S ribosomal protein THX translates to MGRGDRKTKRGKIAIGTNGRLRPKRKKFKVKPTTMAEQEKKELQ, encoded by the coding sequence ATGGGACGTGGAGATAGAAAAACAAAACGTGGAAAAATTGCAATTGGCACGAATGGTAGGCTAAGACCTAAACGTAAAAAATTTAAGGTGAAACCAACCACCATGGCCGAACAGGAAAAGAAAGAATTACAGTAG
- the trpA gene encoding tryptophan synthase subunit alpha, whose protein sequence is MNRINKKLQEEQKMLSIYFTAGYPEPEDTVSIIQDLEKNGVDFIEIGLPFSDPLADGPTIQESSTKALKSGMTTNRLFEQLKGIRDSVEIPLIIMGYFNPILQYGVEKFCKKCAETGIDGLIIPDLPVDVYNEEYKSIFEENGLQNIFLITPQTSEERIRFIDSVSNGFIYMVSIASVTGSTSGFSEETRDYFKRISAMKLQNPQIVGFGISDEETFNQATEYAKGAIIGSAFIKHLNANGKNNIGDFVKSIRPV, encoded by the coding sequence ATGAACAGAATAAATAAAAAACTTCAGGAAGAGCAAAAGATGCTTTCTATCTATTTTACCGCCGGTTATCCTGAACCCGAAGATACAGTTTCCATTATTCAGGATTTAGAAAAAAACGGGGTAGATTTTATTGAAATCGGTTTGCCTTTTAGTGATCCCCTGGCTGATGGTCCAACAATTCAGGAGAGTTCCACAAAAGCGCTTAAAAGCGGAATGACCACCAATAGACTCTTTGAACAGCTTAAAGGAATTAGAGATTCTGTGGAAATTCCACTGATTATTATGGGATATTTTAATCCTATTCTTCAGTATGGTGTAGAGAAATTCTGTAAAAAATGTGCTGAAACCGGAATTGACGGACTTATAATTCCAGATCTACCCGTTGATGTTTATAATGAAGAATACAAGTCGATTTTTGAGGAAAACGGACTTCAGAATATTTTCCTGATCACGCCGCAAACTTCTGAAGAGCGTATTCGCTTTATAGATTCAGTTTCCAACGGATTCATCTATATGGTAAGTATCGCGAGTGTTACGGGTTCTACTTCCGGATTTAGTGAGGAAACCAGGGATTATTTTAAAAGAATTTCAGCAATGAAACTTCAAAATCCGCAAATTGTAGGCTTTGGAATTAGCGACGAAGAGACCTTCAACCAGGCTACAGAATACGCAAAAGGCGCCATTATTGGTTCGGCGTTTATTAAGCACCTCAATGCTAACGGAAAAAATAATATAGGCGATTTTGTGAAAAGCATCAGGCCGGTTTAA
- a CDS encoding uracil-DNA glycosylase family protein — MFHHTHPFKPFIPENATKLIVGTLPPPRFTKGEFKEGDVNFCYGSRDGLLWIVLDNIFDLDLKFETTKAAIEQRKDFLEKRGIGICDMVESSRREKVDASDLGMQKVELRDMVGILEKHPKIETLLFTGGNSKNGPEYFFRRHLKEVKSDIRLKVISNEVPRIHQFVLNGRLIKTVSLTAPSGSANRAIGSMELYKQLKQKDKDFNTIDFRVMQYREWF, encoded by the coding sequence ATGTTTCACCATACACATCCTTTTAAACCTTTTATTCCCGAAAATGCTACAAAACTAATTGTAGGCACATTACCGCCTCCCAGATTTACAAAAGGGGAATTTAAGGAAGGAGATGTCAATTTCTGTTACGGCAGTCGTGACGGACTTTTATGGATCGTTTTGGATAATATTTTTGATCTCGATCTTAAATTCGAAACTACGAAAGCAGCTATAGAGCAACGCAAAGATTTTCTTGAGAAAAGAGGAATTGGTATCTGCGATATGGTAGAAAGCAGTAGGAGGGAAAAGGTTGATGCTTCCGATCTTGGGATGCAGAAGGTGGAACTTCGGGATATGGTGGGGATTTTAGAAAAACACCCAAAAATAGAGACCCTGCTTTTTACCGGTGGAAATTCCAAAAATGGCCCTGAATATTTTTTCAGAAGACATCTCAAGGAAGTTAAAAGTGATATTAGGTTAAAAGTTATTTCTAACGAGGTGCCCAGGATTCACCAGTTTGTGCTAAACGGCCGACTTATAAAAACGGTTTCTTTAACCGCTCCATCGGGTTCGGCCAATCGTGCTATTGGCAGTATGGAACTTTATAAACAATTAAAGCAAAAGGATAAAGATTTTAATACGATAGATTTTAGAGTAATGCAGTATAGAGAGTGGTTTTAA
- a CDS encoding pyruvate carboxylase codes for MKIQKVLVANRGEIAIRIFRACTEIGIRTVGIFTFEDRYSLHRYKADESYQIGPDKEPLKPYLDIDAIINTAKEVGADAIHPGYGFLSENADFAQACKDNDIIFIGPEVSVLKSLGDKVTAKTVAVKNNVPVIQSNEKDLESLDIAIEEANRIGYPIMLKAASGGGGRGMRVLREEAELRKAFSESKREALNAFGDDTVFIEKFIENPKHIEIQIVGDNHGNMVHLFERDCSVQRRYQKVIEFAPSYNLDQTTKEKLYEYAVNICKAVNYNNIGTVEFLVDHDGSIYFIEVNPRIQVEHTVTEVVTGIDLVKAQLFIAGGYKLSDEQIKIKDQASLSTNGFALQCRITTEDPANDFQPDYGTITTYRSASGFGIRLDAGSLYQGVTISPFFDSMLVKVSASGRTLDGACRKMRRALAEFRIRGVKTNIPFLDNILQHEKFREGSVTVNFIANNPDLFKLKETRNRATRMVEFLGDVVVNGNPDVKEIIEKPKLIKADVPAFDRNASYPKGTKDLLTELGPEKFAEWLKNEKKIHFTDTTFRDAHQSLLATRMRSTDMLKVAEGFAKNHPETFSMEVWGGATFDVCLRFLKENPWERLQLLRKAMPNILLQMLMRGSNGVGYTAYPDNLIEKFVAEAWENGVDIFRIFDSLNWMKSIAPCIEYVRKNTSGLAEASICYTGDILDKNSKYNLDYYLQLAKDIENAGAHILAIKDMAGLLKPYAAGELVSALKAEINIPVHLHTHDTSSIQAATYLKAIEAGVDVVDVALGGLSGLTSQPNFNSMVEMTKSGERKADFNMEKLNEYSHYWEAVRKYYFPFESGLKAGTADVYKHEIPGGQYSNLKPQAESLGLASRFHEITAMYSKVNKLFGDIIKVTPSSKVVGDMAQYLVSNNLSIEDVMEKGENLSFPQSVVNFFKGDLGQPHGGFPAEVQKIILKDQKPYTDRPNAHLEPIDFEKEFKEFCDIFKEGMGRKLEMTDFLSYKLYPKVFTEYFNHYRKFGEVMNIPTPNFFYGMQPGEEITVEMDKGKTLLIEFLSVGTADEDGLVDAFFKVNGQTRTVKIQDKSVKVEKVVHKKIDKSNDKEVGAPIQGSISSILVEKGQKVKKNEPLFVIEAMKMETTITANKEGEIDEIIHKEGTMVFADDLVIKLK; via the coding sequence ATGAAGATTCAAAAAGTATTGGTGGCCAATCGTGGGGAAATCGCGATTCGAATTTTTAGGGCCTGCACTGAAATAGGAATAAGAACTGTAGGTATTTTTACCTTTGAAGATCGCTACTCCCTGCACCGCTATAAGGCCGATGAATCTTACCAAATAGGCCCCGATAAAGAGCCCTTAAAACCTTACCTGGATATAGATGCGATAATCAATACCGCCAAAGAAGTAGGTGCCGATGCTATTCATCCCGGTTACGGATTTCTTTCTGAAAACGCCGATTTTGCACAAGCCTGCAAAGACAATGATATTATTTTTATTGGGCCTGAGGTTTCAGTATTAAAAAGCCTGGGCGATAAAGTCACTGCGAAAACAGTAGCGGTAAAAAATAATGTTCCGGTTATTCAAAGCAACGAAAAAGATCTGGAAAGTCTGGATATTGCCATTGAAGAAGCCAACCGAATAGGCTATCCCATAATGCTAAAAGCCGCCAGTGGTGGTGGAGGCCGTGGAATGCGAGTGCTTAGAGAAGAAGCTGAATTAAGAAAAGCTTTTTCAGAATCTAAACGCGAAGCGCTGAATGCCTTTGGCGATGATACCGTTTTTATTGAAAAATTTATTGAAAATCCGAAGCATATTGAGATCCAGATCGTGGGAGATAACCACGGGAATATGGTGCATCTCTTTGAGCGAGATTGCTCGGTACAACGTCGTTACCAGAAGGTAATCGAATTCGCACCTTCCTATAACCTTGACCAAACCACTAAGGAGAAACTTTATGAGTATGCCGTGAATATTTGTAAAGCGGTGAATTATAATAATATTGGTACAGTCGAATTTCTGGTAGATCACGATGGTAGTATTTACTTTATTGAGGTGAATCCACGAATTCAGGTGGAGCATACCGTTACCGAAGTCGTTACCGGAATAGACCTGGTTAAAGCGCAGTTGTTTATTGCCGGCGGTTATAAACTAAGCGACGAGCAGATAAAAATTAAAGATCAGGCTTCGCTAAGCACTAACGGATTTGCCCTGCAATGTAGAATTACCACCGAAGATCCCGCCAACGATTTTCAACCAGATTATGGAACCATTACGACGTATAGAAGTGCTTCAGGATTTGGAATTAGGCTTGACGCAGGGAGTTTGTATCAGGGCGTGACCATCTCGCCTTTCTTTGATTCTATGTTGGTAAAAGTTTCCGCTAGTGGAAGAACTTTAGACGGTGCCTGCCGTAAAATGCGTCGGGCTTTAGCTGAATTTAGAATTAGGGGCGTAAAAACTAATATTCCGTTTTTAGATAATATTCTTCAGCATGAAAAATTTAGGGAGGGGAGCGTAACGGTGAATTTTATCGCCAATAATCCCGATCTATTTAAACTGAAAGAAACCCGAAACCGTGCCACCAGGATGGTTGAATTTTTGGGAGATGTGGTTGTAAATGGGAATCCCGATGTAAAGGAAATAATAGAAAAACCAAAACTTATAAAAGCCGATGTTCCTGCTTTTGATCGAAATGCATCATATCCAAAAGGAACCAAAGATTTGCTTACTGAACTGGGTCCAGAAAAGTTTGCCGAATGGTTAAAGAATGAAAAGAAAATTCATTTTACCGATACCACTTTTAGAGATGCGCACCAAAGCTTGCTGGCCACCAGGATGCGAAGTACAGATATGCTGAAAGTCGCTGAAGGTTTTGCTAAAAATCATCCCGAAACCTTTAGTATGGAAGTTTGGGGAGGTGCCACTTTTGATGTGTGCCTTAGATTTTTAAAAGAAAATCCGTGGGAGCGCTTGCAATTGCTTAGAAAAGCGATGCCGAATATCTTGCTGCAAATGCTAATGAGAGGTTCTAATGGTGTAGGTTATACCGCTTATCCGGATAATTTAATCGAAAAATTTGTAGCCGAAGCCTGGGAAAACGGGGTAGATATTTTTAGGATCTTTGATTCCCTGAATTGGATGAAATCTATCGCGCCCTGTATTGAATATGTACGTAAAAATACTTCTGGCCTTGCGGAAGCTTCAATTTGCTATACCGGCGATATACTTGACAAAAACAGTAAGTATAACTTGGACTATTATCTTCAGTTGGCAAAAGATATTGAAAATGCCGGGGCACATATTTTAGCGATAAAAGATATGGCCGGACTATTAAAACCTTACGCTGCCGGCGAACTGGTTTCCGCATTAAAAGCTGAGATCAATATTCCGGTGCATTTACATACCCACGATACTTCGTCTATACAGGCGGCTACTTATTTAAAAGCCATAGAGGCCGGAGTAGATGTGGTAGATGTAGCGCTGGGTGGACTTTCCGGACTTACCTCGCAACCTAATTTCAATTCTATGGTGGAAATGACGAAATCTGGTGAACGTAAAGCCGATTTCAATATGGAGAAGCTCAATGAATATTCGCATTATTGGGAGGCGGTAAGAAAGTATTATTTCCCATTTGAAAGCGGACTTAAAGCCGGTACTGCCGATGTTTACAAACACGAAATTCCCGGTGGGCAATATTCCAACCTGAAACCACAAGCCGAATCTTTAGGCCTGGCTTCCAGGTTTCACGAGATTACCGCGATGTATTCTAAAGTGAATAAGCTCTTTGGCGATATTATTAAAGTTACTCCGAGTAGTAAGGTAGTTGGCGATATGGCGCAGTACCTGGTGAGTAATAATTTGAGTATTGAAGATGTGATGGAGAAGGGCGAAAACCTTTCTTTTCCGCAGTCGGTGGTGAATTTCTTTAAAGGCGATTTAGGGCAACCTCACGGTGGTTTTCCAGCTGAGGTGCAAAAGATCATCTTAAAAGATCAAAAACCTTATACCGATAGACCAAATGCGCATTTAGAACCTATAGATTTTGAAAAGGAGTTTAAGGAATTCTGTGATATTTTTAAAGAAGGAATGGGCCGAAAACTGGAAATGACCGATTTCCTTTCGTATAAATTATATCCAAAGGTATTTACCGAATATTTTAATCATTACCGAAAATTTGGAGAAGTAATGAATATTCCGACTCCTAATTTTTTCTACGGAATGCAACCCGGAGAAGAGATTACCGTAGAAATGGATAAAGGAAAAACTTTGCTTATCGAATTCTTATCGGTAGGAACTGCAGATGAAGATGGACTCGTAGACGCATTTTTTAAAGTAAACGGCCAGACCAGAACGGTGAAAATTCAGGATAAGTCGGTTAAGGTTGAAAAAGTGGTTCACAAAAAGATCGATAAATCGAACGATAAAGAAGTAGGAGCACCAATTCAGGGTTCTATTTCTTCAATTTTAGTCGAAAAAGGACAAAAAGTGAAAAAGAATGAACCATTATTTGTAATTGAAGCCATGAAAATGGAAACCACCATCACGGCGAATAAAGAAGGCGAAATAGATGAAATAATTCATAAAGAAGGCACCATGGTTTTTGCCGATGATTTGGTTATTAAACTTAAATAA
- the trpB gene encoding tryptophan synthase subunit beta yields MSYQANEKGYYGDFGGAFIPEMLYPNVEELRSQYLDIMKEESFQKEFKDLLRDYVGRPTPLYYAKRFSEKYNTKIYLKREDLCHTGAHKVNNTVGQILMAKRLGKNRIIAETGAGQHGVATATVCALMGIECIVYMGEIDIERQAPNVARMKMLGAKVVPAKSGSRTLKDATNEAIRDWINNPLDTHYIIGSVVGPHPYPDMVARFQAVISEEIKVQLKEKENRENPDFVVACVGGGSNAAGIYYHYLDNPEVGIIAVEAAGKGIQSGESAATSALGKEGIIHGSKTLLMQTDDGQITEPYSISAGLDYPGVGPMHANLFRSGRGEFISITDKAAMDAGQELAKLEGIIPAIETSHALAIFEDRKFKKDDVVVINLSGRGDKDLSTYIDYFDL; encoded by the coding sequence ATGAGCTATCAGGCTAACGAAAAAGGATATTACGGTGATTTTGGCGGGGCTTTTATTCCCGAAATGCTCTATCCAAATGTTGAGGAATTGCGTTCGCAGTACCTAGATATTATGAAAGAGGAATCTTTTCAGAAAGAATTTAAAGATCTGTTGCGGGATTATGTAGGGCGTCCAACACCGCTTTATTATGCTAAACGTTTTAGCGAAAAGTACAATACAAAAATATACCTTAAACGGGAAGATCTTTGCCATACCGGTGCTCACAAAGTCAATAACACCGTAGGACAGATTCTAATGGCTAAACGCCTTGGTAAAAACCGAATAATCGCTGAAACCGGCGCAGGTCAGCATGGTGTAGCTACGGCTACCGTTTGCGCGCTTATGGGCATTGAATGTATTGTTTATATGGGGGAAATTGATATTGAACGACAAGCCCCAAATGTGGCCCGAATGAAAATGCTTGGAGCCAAAGTAGTTCCGGCAAAATCGGGAAGCCGCACCTTAAAAGATGCTACTAATGAAGCTATTCGCGATTGGATCAACAATCCACTGGATACTCATTATATCATTGGTTCTGTGGTTGGTCCTCACCCCTACCCCGATATGGTTGCAAGGTTTCAGGCAGTAATTTCTGAGGAAATTAAAGTTCAGCTGAAAGAAAAAGAAAATCGAGAAAATCCCGATTTTGTAGTCGCCTGCGTAGGTGGAGGAAGTAATGCAGCCGGAATTTACTATCATTATTTAGACAATCCGGAAGTTGGGATTATTGCGGTGGAAGCTGCCGGAAAAGGTATACAAAGTGGTGAAAGTGCCGCGACCTCGGCTTTGGGAAAAGAAGGTATTATTCATGGCAGTAAAACGCTATTGATGCAGACCGATGACGGACAAATTACTGAGCCGTATTCAATTTCTGCCGGACTTGACTATCCCGGTGTGGGCCCAATGCACGCCAATTTATTTAGAAGTGGCCGCGGGGAGTTTATTTCCATAACCGATAAAGCGGCTATGGATGCAGGCCAGGAACTTGCAAAGCTGGAGGGTATTATTCCCGCTATTGAAACTTCTCACGCCCTGGCGATTTTTGAAGATCGAAAATTTAAAAAAGATGATGTTGTAGTAATCAATCTTTCGGGTCGTGGCGATAAAGATTTGAGTACGTATATTGATTATTTTGATTTGTAG